GGCGCGATCGGCGCGGTGTTCAAGAAGCGGGCGACGATCTCGGCGGCCCTGGGCGGCTGCCAGGCCGAGATCGGCGTCTCCAGCGCCATGGCCGCCGCCGGCCTGACGCAGACGCTCGGCGGCACCACCGAGCAGGCGCTCATGGCGGCCGAGATCGCCATGGAGCACCACCTGGGGCTGACCTGCGACCCGGTCGGCGGCCTCGTGCAGGTCCCCTGCATCGAGCGCAACACCATGGGCGCGATCAAGGCGATCACCGCCGCGCAGCTCGCCCTGGAGGGGGACCCCGCCCGCGCCAAGGTCAGCCTCGACGCCGTCATCCGGACGATGTGGCAGACCGCCCAGGACATGAACTCCAAGTACAAGGAGACGTCCGAGGGCGGCCTCGCGATCCAGATCCCGGTCAACGTCGTCGAGTGCTGAAGCGGTCAGTCCAGCTTCTTGAGGCGCTCGAGGACGGCCGCCTTGTCCTCGGCCTTGACGGCCGGCTCCTGCTCGATGACGGCGGCGGCCTTCTTGGCGGCCTCGGCGCGGGGGACGCCTTCGAGCTTGCCCAGTCGCTCTTCGAGGGTGGCGACGATGTTCTCGAGCGTCTCGGACTCCTTGAGCATCTCGCTCTTGACCACGGCCTCCTTGCGAGACGACTTGGCCGACTCGTCCTGCTCGGGCGCCTCCCCTTTCGTCGCCGCCGACCTGGCCGACTTGAGCGGCTTGCGGTTGGCCGGCAGGTTCTTGTAGCGGGTGACGAACTCCTGGGCGAGGGTCTCGGGGGTGTGCTTCACCGACTGGTCGAACACGGGTTCCGCGCCGCCGCAACCCTGGAGGACGGCCGTCGTCAGGATGGTGAGGAGGGCGGAACAGGCGGCGATCGCCAGGTGGGCGCGGCGTGAAGAGAGGATCGTCCGACTCATGGTTGCGTCCCGGGATGCGGAGGGCCGACGAGCGCCCCGGCCCGACGTCGGGCCGGGGCTCGGGGCGTGATCAATAGGCGTCGGCCGAGACGACCTCGCCGCCGTTGCGGGTTCCGAGGGCCCACCAGGTCGGCAGCGAGACCGAGTCCTTGAGGAATCGGACCGAGCCGTCCATGAAGGCGACGTTGGCGCCGCCGGGGTGATTGCTGCTGGGGTTGGCGCCGCTGTCGCCCTCGAAGCAGCGGAGCGTGTTCGAGTAGTAGACGTGGATCGTCGGCGCGTTGGGCGGGAACAGGTGCGAATACAGGTGCCCTTCCCACGCGTCGGTGAAGGCCCAGCTCGACCCCTTGTACATGGTCCAGTCGGACCAGTTCTGGGCCGGGCCGGCGAGGCCGTCGCGGACGACCGCCCAGATGTCGACGTCGATCTGCTCGATCAGCCCCGAGTTGGTGTAGTTGAACCGCCGCCGGGGGTCGCGCGCGTTGCCCGAGCCGTCGTTCATCAGGAACTCGCTGGCCGCGGCCGTGTTCGACGACCCGTCGGTGATCGAGGCCATCGACACGTTCACGTTGGTGTTGGCCGCCTTGCCCGCCGAGCCGCACGGCCCGACCGTGTTGTACATCCGGGAGGTCGAGATGACGCCCATGTGCGGGGGCAGGTTGCCGCCGGTCGGCGACTGGCCGGGCATGAGGATGTTCCGGGGCCGTCCCGTGTTGCCCGCGTAGTTGTTGTTGCCGAGCTTGCCGGTGCCGGTGTTCACCACGCCGTCCTGGGGCAGGCAGGTGAAGCCGTCGGACGGGCAGAGGAACCCCGAGATCGACGATCGCTGCACCGTCGCGTTCACGCCGTTGACGATGTTGTTGTTGCCGTAGAAGCCGTCGGAGTAGATGAAGTTGAACGAGTCGTACATCGCCTTCTGCTCGATGAACGGCAGGATCATGCAGTGCCACGCCCGGTTGCCGGCCGAGCCGCCCGTGCCGCCGTTCTCGTCGGCCCGGCGGTACTCGTGCACCGGCGTCGTGCCGAAGGCCGACAGGTAGTTCTGGATCCCCAGGCCGATCTGCTTGAGGTTGTTCGTGCACTGCATCCGCCGGGCCGCCTCGCGCGCCGACTGGACCGCCGGCAGCAGGAGCGCGATCAGGACCGCGATGATCGCGATCACCACCAGCAGCTCGATCAGGGTGAAACCGCGACGCCTAGACCTGGCCATGAAGACCTCCGTCGATGAAACAGGATGATGAAAACCGATGACCGCCGCGTCGGCCCTCGACGCGACGCAGGGTGTCACCGCCCCGACGCGGCCGTTTTTCGATCCGGACGCACGAACCTGCAAGGGGTGTGACGACGCCTCGTCGTCGAGGCGGGAGTGGGTCGAGGTTCCGACCGCCTGACAGCGTATCGCCCTTCCCGCTCGATCGGCGCGAAGACCGAAAGAATTCATGGAGAAGAATCGCTTAAGAGAGGGCGGACGTCCTGCGGCGTCGGGACGACCCATCGTGTACGAAAGGGTCGGCCGACGAGTCGTGGACGCTGAGCGGGGGGGAGATCTCGACCGGAGATGATAGCAGATTCGCGGCCCGATTCAATCGGTGGTTTGTAATTATGAAACGCGCGTGCCGACACGTCTCCCGGGGAGGGCGGGGACCGATCCAAAGTCGTCGGGCCGCCTCCTCCCAAGGCGAGGGGAGGCGGCCTCGGGAATCAGGCCGCGGCGGGCGGGGCCGCGGGCGGCGTGGAGGGCAGGGGATGGCGATCGTTGAGCTTCTTGAGGCGGAGGGCCAGCATGATCCAGGTCCAGCCGCTGAAGACCATGTCGATGCCGACGAACACGCCGATCACGATGAGCGAGCTGGCGGGCCATTCCATCCAGATCATAAGGCCCAGGCCCAGCTCCAGCAGGCCGCCGACGAACACCCAGCCCCACTGCGGGAACTGGTGCCAGGCCGAGGCGATCGTCCGGAAGGCACCGCCGACCAGGAGCGCGCAGGCCAGCAGCAGGGTCATGGCGGCCAGGGCCG
The DNA window shown above is from Paludisphaera mucosa and carries:
- a CDS encoding DUF1559 domain-containing protein, producing the protein MARSRRRGFTLIELLVVIAIIAVLIALLLPAVQSAREAARRMQCTNNLKQIGLGIQNYLSAFGTTPVHEYRRADENGGTGGSAGNRAWHCMILPFIEQKAMYDSFNFIYSDGFYGNNNIVNGVNATVQRSSISGFLCPSDGFTCLPQDGVVNTGTGKLGNNNYAGNTGRPRNILMPGQSPTGGNLPPHMGVISTSRMYNTVGPCGSAGKAANTNVNVSMASITDGSSNTAAASEFLMNDGSGNARDPRRRFNYTNSGLIEQIDVDIWAVVRDGLAGPAQNWSDWTMYKGSSWAFTDAWEGHLYSHLFPPNAPTIHVYYSNTLRCFEGDSGANPSSNHPGGANVAFMDGSVRFLKDSVSLPTWWALGTRNGGEVVSADAY
- a CDS encoding HdeD family acid-resistance protein, which translates into the protein MSTNVEVIDAKRFRRELRHELEAIRGRWGWLLALGIALVVLGVLAMSLPFVMSLATAMAIGVLLIMGGVAQLIGAFWTRDWSGFFLVLLMGVLYTVLGVLFLNRPIAALAAMTLLLACALLVGGAFRTIASAWHQFPQWGWVFVGGLLELGLGLMIWMEWPASSLIVIGVFVGIDMVFSGWTWIMLALRLKKLNDRHPLPSTPPAAPPAAA